The genomic window CGATCGTGACCCCTTTGCGAACGATGGTGGCGTCAAACGTGCGATCGACTCTCGGATATCGCGAGCGCGGCCTGATCACATTGGTGAACACGCACGAGGGCCCGCAAAAAACGTCGTCTTCGAGAATGATGCCCTCGTAGATCGAGACGTTATTCTGAATCTTCACGTTGTTGCCGATCTCGGCCGTCGCGCCCACAAAGACATTTTGCCCGATGACGCAGCCTTTCCCGATCCTGGCGCCCGACATCACATGCGAAAAATGCCAGATTTTTGTGCCTTCTCCGATGTCGGCCGGTGCGTCGACGACTGCCGTCTCGTGTACAAAATAGTTTTTCTT from Candidatus Abyssobacteria bacterium SURF_5 includes these protein-coding regions:
- a CDS encoding N-acetyltransferase, with the protein product MKSDKKNYFVHETAVVDAPADIGEGTKIWHFSHVMSGARIGKGCVIGQNVFVGATAEIGNNVKIQNNVSIYEGIILEDDVFCGPSCVFTNVIRPRSRYPRVDRTFDATIVRKGVTIGANATIVCGVYIGEYSFIGAGSVVTSDVPPYALVYGNPARHRGWVCECGGKLAGLNKAARRFTCGECGRKYRKSATGIVPNGGEPGGMTVLCPPMSES